A single genomic interval of Pseudomonadota bacterium harbors:
- a CDS encoding MFS transporter, which translates to MPKRYSPDPEADRSLRHTMKDGIGYAILVGACENYLGAYAVFLEATAGQVAILSTFPNWVGSLVQLVSAWIAGFGARRKTLILAGVAIQAIALVPMIALPPLWPAHAIPILTLCALAYHAGNNLAAPMWTSLVGDLLPERRRGRWFGRRTAWINVATFFAIAGAGFILEAFQAVELAYWGFATVFFLGGLGRLYSFWQLMQVADPGPPRESQATTPAQSIWHRITSSNFVRYSLSIGLMYAAVVFSGPFFNVYMLRELHFTYIEFMGNTAVSAVTQALLLPLWGRVRDSYGNRIVIVVSGAMIPLVPVVWIFTTNYWLLIGAQMVTGAAWSGYALASSTFLYDTVTPSRRGLFTAIHTVLATSFWFVGGLAAAWLVERMPTSLTLFGETWSWGSHLIPMFALSALARAAVAIVTLPRLTETGARPAGHRKRPLFPRRWGLGGRR; encoded by the coding sequence ATGCCGAAGCGCTACTCGCCCGATCCCGAAGCCGACCGCTCGCTCCGGCACACCATGAAGGACGGCATCGGCTACGCCATCCTGGTCGGGGCTTGCGAGAACTATCTCGGCGCCTATGCCGTCTTCCTTGAGGCGACGGCCGGCCAGGTCGCCATCCTCTCCACCTTCCCCAATTGGGTGGGCTCGCTGGTCCAGCTCGTCTCCGCCTGGATCGCCGGCTTCGGCGCGCGCCGGAAGACGCTGATCCTGGCCGGTGTGGCGATCCAGGCGATCGCCTTGGTGCCGATGATCGCGCTGCCGCCCCTATGGCCGGCACATGCGATCCCGATCCTGACGCTCTGCGCGCTCGCCTACCATGCCGGCAACAATCTGGCGGCACCGATGTGGACGAGCCTGGTGGGCGATCTCCTGCCGGAACGCCGCCGCGGCCGCTGGTTCGGCCGACGCACCGCCTGGATCAACGTCGCCACCTTTTTTGCCATCGCCGGCGCCGGGTTCATCCTCGAGGCCTTCCAGGCCGTCGAGCTGGCCTATTGGGGCTTCGCCACGGTGTTCTTCCTCGGCGGTCTCGGCCGGCTCTATTCGTTCTGGCAGCTCATGCAGGTGGCCGATCCCGGACCGCCCCGGGAATCCCAGGCGACGACGCCCGCACAATCGATCTGGCACCGCATCACCAGCTCCAACTTCGTGCGCTACTCGCTCTCGATCGGCCTCATGTATGCGGCCGTGGTGTTCTCCGGGCCATTCTTCAACGTCTACATGCTGCGCGAGCTGCACTTCACCTATATCGAGTTCATGGGCAACACGGCCGTCAGCGCGGTCACCCAAGCCTTGCTGCTGCCGCTCTGGGGCCGTGTGCGCGACAGCTACGGCAACCGCATCGTCATCGTCGTCTCCGGCGCGATGATTCCGCTGGTGCCGGTGGTGTGGATCTTCACCACCAACTACTGGCTCCTGATCGGCGCGCAGATGGTGACGGGTGCGGCGTGGTCGGGCTATGCGCTGGCATCCTCGACCTTTCTCTACGACACGGTGACGCCGAGCCGGCGCGGGCTCTTCACCGCGATCCACACGGTGCTCGCCACCAGCTTCTGGTTCGTGGGCGGCCTCGCCGCCGCCTGGCTGGTCGAGCGCATGCCGACGAGCCTGACGCTTTTCGGCGAAACCTGGTCCTGGGGGAGCCACCTCATCCCCATGTTCGCGCTCTCGGCATTGGCCCGCGCCGCGGTCGCGATCGTGACCTTGCCGCGCCTCACCGAAACCGGCGCGCGGCCGGCGGGTCACCGCAAGCGGCCGCTTTTCCCCAGGCGCTGGGGTCTGGGCGGCAGGCGCTGA
- a CDS encoding ComF family protein, with protein MNGGIQLGAVAHRALRAALDAVLPPRCLRCGETVDEPGSLCGVCWTKVTFIAKPLCHCCGRPFELPADDGAWCGACLADPPPWRRARAVFRYDEATRPLITGFKFHDQTHAAPAFGRWMARAGRELLGEADLIAPVPLHWLRLFSRRYNQASLLANALGQETGIRVLPDLLRRRKRTPPQTELNRRERARNVAHAFAIRPGQMSVLAGKRVLLVDDVLTTGATVAACAQALKGAGAAAVDVLTVARVVYGS; from the coding sequence ATGAACGGGGGCATCCAACTCGGCGCCGTGGCCCATCGCGCGCTCCGCGCCGCCTTGGATGCCGTGCTGCCGCCGCGCTGCCTCCGCTGCGGGGAGACCGTGGATGAGCCCGGATCGCTTTGCGGGGTCTGCTGGACGAAAGTGACCTTCATCGCCAAGCCGCTCTGCCACTGCTGCGGGCGGCCTTTCGAGCTGCCGGCAGATGACGGCGCCTGGTGCGGGGCTTGCCTCGCCGACCCGCCGCCCTGGCGGCGAGCCCGCGCGGTGTTCCGCTACGACGAGGCGACGCGGCCGCTCATCACCGGCTTCAAGTTCCACGACCAGACCCATGCCGCCCCGGCCTTCGGCCGGTGGATGGCGCGCGCCGGGCGCGAGCTCCTGGGCGAGGCGGATCTGATCGCGCCGGTGCCGCTGCATTGGCTCCGGCTGTTCTCCAGGCGCTACAACCAAGCTTCGCTGTTGGCGAACGCGCTCGGGCAGGAGACCGGCATCCGCGTTCTTCCCGATCTCTTGCGCCGCCGCAAGCGAACCCCGCCGCAGACCGAGCTCAACCGCCGGGAGCGGGCGCGCAACGTCGCCCATGCCTTCGCCATCCGCCCTGGACAGATGAGCGTCCTGGCCGGCAAGCGGGTCCTGCTCGTCGACGACGTGCTGACCACGGGCGCCACGGTTGCCGCCTGCGCCCAAGCCCTGAAAGGGGCGGGAGCGGCAGCAGTGGACGTGCTGACGGTCGCGCGCGTCGTCTACGGGAGCTGA
- a CDS encoding DUF1800 domain-containing protein, whose protein sequence is MNAGQIARRSSALISHEAVVATTRFGLGARPGELALVSPDPLGWLEGQLMPETAAPAAYDAVPPSPERLLLFFQAQGRGIDEVVRLFRKQYREGFLADTAIRARAQIETDQPFRERLVQFWSNHFTVSAVRPVVAGIAVPFEKEAIRPHVTAKFQDMLLAVARHPAMLLYLDNALSTGPTSPLGQRRGRGLNENLAREILELHTLGVTGGYDQDDVKSFARILTGWTVGNLRTRWVGHYMFVPQLHEPGEKMLLGRRFEESGAAEGEAALRMLARHPATARHIATKLARHFIADDPPEAAVQRLVRVFTESEGDLGALALTLVRSSEAWTMANGKIKSPNDYFLSALRLTGSAGAGGDKLVKTLAALGQPPLAAPSPAGWPDDARSWVGPESVMRRVEFALALAERTRLADEPMDLAEASLGPLLAADTRQAIERAGSRAEGLALLLAAPEFQRR, encoded by the coding sequence ATGAATGCGGGGCAGATCGCCCGCCGGAGCAGCGCCTTGATTTCTCACGAAGCGGTCGTCGCCACGACGCGGTTCGGCCTCGGCGCCCGGCCCGGCGAGCTCGCCCTTGTGTCCCCGGACCCGCTCGGTTGGCTCGAAGGCCAGCTCATGCCCGAGACTGCCGCTCCGGCGGCCTATGACGCGGTGCCGCCGAGCCCCGAGCGGCTGCTGCTCTTCTTCCAGGCCCAGGGACGGGGCATCGACGAGGTCGTCCGGCTCTTCCGCAAGCAATACCGTGAGGGCTTCCTCGCCGACACCGCCATCCGTGCCAGGGCGCAGATCGAGACGGATCAGCCGTTTCGCGAGCGGCTGGTCCAGTTCTGGAGCAACCACTTCACCGTCTCGGCGGTGCGCCCGGTGGTCGCCGGCATCGCCGTTCCGTTCGAGAAGGAGGCGATCCGCCCGCATGTGACGGCCAAGTTCCAGGACATGCTGCTGGCGGTGGCGCGCCATCCCGCCATGCTGCTCTATCTCGACAATGCGCTCTCGACCGGGCCGACGAGCCCACTGGGCCAGCGGCGCGGCCGCGGGCTCAACGAGAATCTGGCCCGCGAGATTTTGGAGCTGCATACGCTGGGTGTCACCGGCGGCTACGACCAGGACGACGTCAAGAGCTTTGCCCGCATCCTTACCGGCTGGACCGTCGGCAATTTGCGGACCCGCTGGGTCGGCCACTACATGTTCGTGCCGCAGTTGCATGAGCCGGGCGAGAAGATGCTGCTCGGCCGGCGCTTCGAGGAGTCGGGTGCCGCGGAAGGCGAAGCCGCGCTCCGCATGCTGGCGCGCCATCCGGCGACCGCCCGCCACATCGCAACCAAGCTCGCCCGCCATTTCATCGCCGACGATCCGCCGGAAGCGGCGGTCCAGCGTCTCGTCCGGGTGTTCACGGAGAGCGAGGGGGATTTGGGCGCGCTCGCGCTGACGCTCGTCCGCTCCAGCGAAGCGTGGACGATGGCGAACGGCAAGATCAAATCGCCGAACGACTATTTTCTCTCCGCCTTGCGCCTGACCGGGTCCGCGGGCGCCGGCGGCGACAAGCTGGTGAAGACGCTGGCGGCGCTGGGCCAGCCGCCCTTGGCCGCACCCTCGCCCGCCGGATGGCCCGATGATGCGCGCTCCTGGGTGGGGCCCGAGTCGGTGATGCGCCGGGTCGAGTTCGCCCTTGCCTTGGCCGAGCGCACCAGGCTCGCTGACGAGCCGATGGATTTGGCCGAGGCGAGCCTCGGGCCGCTGCTGGCGGCCGATACCCGCCAAGCGATCGAGCGGGCCGGCAGCCGCGCGGAAGGGTTGGCCCTCCTCTTGGCGGCACCCGAGTTCCAGAGGAGATGA
- a CDS encoding PilZ domain-containing protein produces MAVAVQSAQSRQELEQALVKRAEAEFEKMIGDAANGNPDAVERKSNRVAEIAKDKAFPMARRKEFQDRCKLLLRQAYEMSVNLFLDDANGAVRAGDEERKNKLITKAKEHYSMALRAGADEDFKLAVKRKLEMIGMTSPAGTSEKAKKAAEDEAAKPQPVSKAPNGVERRRAIRYNDPLVTATIAGTSYKTVNWSIRGLLIEAYQGPLAVGDKVTIGVSWEGSKEAGLSPARVVRRDAEAGLIAVEFNGIDGNMLRLAHAMRLQEIAPSPE; encoded by the coding sequence ATGGCGGTAGCAGTACAATCCGCGCAATCGCGCCAAGAGCTCGAGCAAGCGCTGGTCAAGCGGGCCGAGGCCGAGTTCGAGAAGATGATCGGCGATGCGGCAAACGGCAATCCCGATGCCGTCGAGCGCAAATCCAACCGTGTGGCCGAGATCGCCAAGGACAAGGCGTTCCCGATGGCGCGGCGAAAGGAGTTCCAGGACCGCTGCAAGCTCTTGCTGCGGCAAGCCTACGAGATGAGCGTGAATCTCTTTCTCGACGACGCCAATGGTGCCGTCAGGGCGGGCGACGAGGAGCGCAAGAACAAGCTCATCACCAAGGCCAAGGAGCACTACTCCATGGCGCTGCGCGCCGGCGCTGATGAGGACTTCAAGCTCGCGGTCAAGCGCAAGCTGGAGATGATCGGCATGACCAGCCCCGCCGGCACCAGCGAGAAGGCGAAGAAGGCGGCTGAGGACGAGGCGGCGAAGCCGCAGCCCGTCTCCAAGGCTCCGAACGGGGTCGAGCGCCGACGCGCCATCCGCTACAACGATCCGCTGGTCACCGCGACCATCGCCGGCACCAGCTACAAGACGGTGAACTGGTCGATCCGCGGCCTCTTGATCGAGGCCTATCAGGGTCCGCTGGCGGTCGGCGACAAGGTCACCATCGGCGTCTCTTGGGAAGGCAGCAAGGAGGCGGGGCTGTCGCCGGCGCGCGTCGTACGCCGGGACGCGGAAGCCGGCCTGATCGCCGTCGAGTTCAACGGCATCGACGGCAACATGCTGCGTTTGGCCCACGCCATGCGCCTGCAGGAGATCGCACCCTCGCCGGAATGA
- a CDS encoding carbon-nitrogen hydrolase family protein, whose protein sequence is MDRRFKLALLQTNSGRDIEPNVKAVLAMMRDAKAKGAHFVTMPEVVQMIEPKRDQARAKVTTEEASSALAAFRAAAAELGLWVLVGSLQIKLAEERMANRSFLLDPAGHIVARYDKIHMFDVDLGDGQRYRESAAYQAGERAVMAELPWGRLGLTVCYDLRFPQLYRALAQAGAEFLTVPSAFTRVTGEAHWHVLLRARAIETGCFVVAPAQTGVHAEGRETFGHSLVVGPWGDILADAGTETGVTVVDIDPAHVAEARRKVPSLTHDRPFAPAELVNPAFRAAGE, encoded by the coding sequence ATGGATCGCCGCTTCAAGCTGGCGCTGCTGCAGACCAACTCCGGCCGCGACATCGAGCCCAACGTCAAGGCCGTGCTGGCGATGATGCGCGATGCCAAGGCCAAGGGTGCCCACTTCGTCACCATGCCCGAGGTCGTGCAGATGATCGAGCCGAAGCGCGATCAGGCCCGCGCCAAGGTCACGACCGAAGAAGCCTCGAGCGCGCTCGCCGCCTTCCGCGCGGCTGCGGCCGAGCTCGGGCTATGGGTGCTGGTGGGCTCGCTGCAGATCAAGCTCGCCGAAGAGCGCATGGCCAACCGCAGCTTCCTCCTCGACCCGGCCGGCCACATCGTCGCCCGCTACGACAAGATTCACATGTTCGACGTCGATCTCGGCGACGGCCAGCGCTACCGCGAATCCGCCGCCTATCAGGCCGGCGAGCGTGCGGTCATGGCAGAGCTGCCCTGGGGACGCCTCGGCCTCACCGTCTGCTACGATCTGCGCTTTCCGCAGCTCTATCGGGCCTTGGCTCAGGCCGGTGCCGAGTTCTTGACGGTGCCGTCGGCGTTCACGCGGGTGACCGGCGAGGCGCATTGGCACGTGCTCTTGCGCGCACGCGCGATCGAGACCGGATGCTTCGTGGTGGCACCGGCGCAGACCGGGGTGCATGCTGAGGGCCGCGAGACCTTCGGCCATTCCCTGGTGGTGGGGCCGTGGGGCGACATCCTGGCCGATGCGGGGACCGAGACGGGCGTCACCGTCGTCGACATCGACCCGGCGCACGTGGCCGAAGCCAGGCGCAAGGTTCCGTCCTTGACCCATGATCGCCCCTTCGCCCCGGCGGAGCTGGTGAACCCCGCCTTCCGCGCCGCCGGCGAATGA
- the grxC gene encoding glutaredoxin 3 yields MAKVEIYASSFCGYCARAKALLREKGVSFLEYDVDMDPGLRKAMRERAGGRNTVPQIFIDGVHVGGSDDIHALDSAGKLDPMLGA; encoded by the coding sequence ATGGCCAAGGTCGAGATCTATGCCAGCTCCTTCTGCGGCTATTGCGCGCGGGCGAAGGCGCTCTTGCGCGAGAAGGGCGTGTCTTTCCTGGAGTACGACGTCGATATGGATCCCGGCTTGCGCAAGGCGATGCGGGAGCGTGCCGGCGGCCGCAACACGGTGCCGCAGATCTTCATCGACGGCGTGCATGTCGGCGGCTCGGACGACATTCACGCCCTCGACAGCGCCGGCAAGCTCGACCCGATGCTGGGAGCATAA
- a CDS encoding methyltransferase domain-containing protein: MTTLRAPGEPASGALVFDRKAVRRHRERAASGLERHDFLLSEIAERLADRLSDINRRFPIAVDLGCHTGTLGRILAGRGGVERLIEVDLAFAMARRAGSLAVVGDEEALPFASGSLDAVFSVLSLHWVNDLPGALIQVRRALKPDGLFLAALLGGETLTELRHCLIEAELAEEQGASPRVSPFADLRDGAGLLQRAGFALPVGDGDRLTVTYADALTLMRELRGMGESNATSERRRHCSRRRTMLAAAAAYQQRFALADGRIPATFEVIYLTGWAPAANQQQPLQPGSAEVRLATALGTTEASAGDKAKPR; this comes from the coding sequence ATGACGACGCTGAGAGCCCCTGGCGAACCCGCCTCCGGCGCCTTGGTCTTCGATCGCAAGGCGGTCCGGCGGCACCGCGAGCGGGCCGCTTCTGGGCTGGAGCGTCACGACTTCCTCTTGAGCGAGATTGCCGAGCGCTTGGCGGACCGGCTCAGCGACATCAACCGCCGCTTTCCCATTGCCGTCGACCTCGGCTGCCATACCGGAACCCTCGGCCGCATCCTCGCCGGCCGCGGCGGCGTCGAGCGGCTGATTGAGGTCGACCTCGCCTTCGCCATGGCGCGGCGCGCGGGGTCGCTTGCCGTCGTCGGCGATGAGGAGGCGCTGCCCTTCGCCTCCGGCAGCCTCGATGCGGTGTTCTCGGTCTTGAGCCTGCACTGGGTCAACGATCTGCCGGGTGCCCTCATCCAGGTCCGCCGCGCGCTCAAGCCCGACGGGCTGTTCTTGGCCGCACTGCTGGGCGGCGAGACCTTGACCGAACTCCGCCACTGCCTCATCGAGGCCGAGCTTGCCGAGGAACAGGGCGCGAGCCCGCGGGTATCGCCCTTCGCCGATCTCCGGGACGGGGCGGGATTGCTGCAGCGCGCCGGCTTCGCGCTCCCGGTCGGCGATGGCGACCGCTTGACCGTGACCTATGCCGATGCGCTCACGCTGATGCGCGAGCTCCGCGGCATGGGCGAGAGCAACGCCACAAGCGAGCGGCGGCGCCATTGCTCCCGGCGCCGGACCATGCTGGCCGCGGCGGCGGCCTATCAGCAGCGCTTCGCTCTCGCCGATGGGCGCATTCCCGCTACCTTCGAGGTGATCTATCTGACGGGCTGGGCGCCGGCGGCGAACCAGCAGCAGCCGCTCCAGCCCGGCAGCGCCGAGGTCAGGCTGGCGACGGCGCTCGGCACCACCGAAGCCTCGGCCGGCGATAAGGCGAAGCCCAGATAG
- a CDS encoding cupin domain-containing protein, producing MSNTRVATGHGFRVGVEEVLARIELAAGIRSATAFRHGTLELKLYAPKQQDPQQPHTRDEVYVVVSGNSRFVHGEAVDLVEPGDILFVPAGMAHRFEDFTHDLVLWVIFYGPEGGEQPGKA from the coding sequence ATGTCGAATACCAGGGTCGCCACGGGTCATGGGTTTCGCGTCGGCGTCGAGGAGGTGCTGGCGCGGATCGAGCTTGCCGCCGGCATTCGTTCGGCGACCGCGTTCCGCCACGGCACCCTGGAGCTGAAGCTCTATGCGCCGAAGCAGCAGGATCCGCAGCAGCCGCACACCCGCGACGAGGTCTATGTCGTCGTCAGCGGCAATTCCCGCTTCGTCCACGGCGAGGCGGTTGATCTGGTCGAGCCCGGCGATATCCTATTCGTGCCCGCGGGCATGGCGCACCGGTTCGAGGATTTCACCCATGACTTGGTGCTCTGGGTCATATTCTATGGCCCGGAGGGCGGCGAGCAGCCGGGCAAGGCATGA
- a CDS encoding GNAT family N-acetyltransferase, translated as MAATAADAIERRLPLATQRLVLRRPEPADAEAIAPLAADAEVTRYTARMPHPYDTDAARSWIAEASRPLTLTGELDLVLLKREDMALIGGISLIVAGPDAGEIGYWLGRAYWGQGFASEAVQAVAAFAAEELNLERLTATVHTENVRSAKVLIGCGFRLVGEAVHEFPARGLSAPVALYHLEHAGCDPARRSAPVELPVVLVSAAALVDADGRVLLARRPPGKAMAGLWEFPGGKVHAGETPESALVRELAEELGIDTSESCLAPIAFASHRYVDFHLLMPLFVCRRWRGIVTAREGQELTWVRPARLSQYPMPPADQPLIAMLRDLL; from the coding sequence ATGGCAGCTACCGCAGCTGACGCCATCGAGCGGAGACTGCCGCTCGCCACTCAGCGCCTCGTGCTGCGTCGTCCAGAACCGGCCGATGCGGAGGCGATCGCCCCGCTCGCGGCCGACGCCGAGGTGACGCGCTACACCGCGCGCATGCCGCATCCCTACGATACCGACGCGGCCCGCTCTTGGATCGCCGAGGCGTCCCGGCCGCTCACGCTCACCGGCGAGCTCGATCTCGTGCTGCTCAAGCGCGAGGACATGGCGCTGATCGGCGGGATCAGCCTCATCGTCGCCGGACCCGATGCCGGCGAGATCGGCTACTGGCTCGGCCGTGCCTATTGGGGCCAAGGCTTCGCCAGCGAAGCCGTGCAGGCGGTCGCTGCCTTCGCCGCCGAAGAGCTCAATCTCGAGCGTCTGACCGCCACCGTGCACACCGAGAACGTCCGCTCGGCCAAGGTGCTCATCGGCTGCGGCTTCCGGCTCGTCGGCGAGGCGGTGCACGAATTCCCGGCGCGCGGCCTGTCGGCCCCGGTCGCGCTCTATCACCTCGAGCATGCCGGCTGCGATCCGGCGCGTCGGTCAGCGCCCGTGGAGCTGCCGGTGGTGCTGGTGAGCGCTGCCGCACTGGTCGACGCCGATGGCCGCGTGCTCCTGGCAAGACGCCCGCCCGGAAAGGCGATGGCCGGTCTCTGGGAGTTCCCGGGCGGCAAGGTGCATGCAGGCGAGACCCCGGAGTCTGCCTTGGTGCGCGAGCTGGCCGAAGAGCTGGGCATCGATACCTCCGAGAGCTGCCTGGCGCCGATCGCGTTCGCCTCGCATCGCTATGTCGACTTCCATCTCTTGATGCCGCTCTTCGTCTGCCGGCGCTGGCGCGGCATCGTCACCGCCCGCGAGGGCCAGGAATTGACCTGGGTCCGGCCGGCGCGGCTATCCCAGTATCCGATGCCTCCGGCCGATCAACCTCTCATCGCCATGCTGCGCGACCTGCTGTAG
- a CDS encoding GNAT family N-acetyltransferase produces MSRAEIVIRRARPADGERVAELVLGLARFEGKVGTRMTADGFRRFGFGARARFSTLVATCAGTLQGYAIYMPVFSVEDAKPGFYLDDLYVEPDWRRAGVGRLLLQRLARECHKRGFSHIMWHVRLANTDAMAFYDRIDAVRTEVNCRWIEGDALARLAERH; encoded by the coding sequence ATGAGCCGGGCGGAGATCGTCATCCGCCGCGCTCGTCCGGCGGATGGCGAGCGCGTCGCGGAGCTGGTTTTGGGGCTCGCCCGCTTCGAAGGTAAGGTCGGCACACGCATGACCGCCGACGGCTTCCGCCGCTTCGGCTTCGGCGCCCGCGCCCGTTTCTCGACCTTGGTCGCCACCTGCGCCGGCACGCTCCAGGGCTACGCCATCTACATGCCGGTGTTCAGCGTGGAGGATGCGAAGCCCGGTTTCTACCTCGACGATCTCTATGTCGAGCCGGACTGGCGCCGGGCCGGCGTGGGCCGCCTGTTGCTCCAGCGCCTGGCGCGCGAGTGCCACAAGCGCGGCTTTTCCCACATCATGTGGCATGTGCGCCTAGCCAACACGGATGCGATGGCTTTCTATGATCGCATCGATGCCGTCCGGACCGAGGTCAATTGCCGCTGGATCGAAGGCGACGCGCTGGCGCGGTTAGCGGAGCGACACTAG
- a CDS encoding mandelate racemase/muconate lactonizing enzyme family protein: MKITALETIQLRSFPNILWVQLHTDQGLVGLGETFRGADAVAAYLHAQVAPYLLGKDALRIEAHSRHLLQGYLGFASSSVETRGASAVDIALWDLFGQSVSLPIHQLLGGLSRDRLRVYNTCAGYTYNARSAQRREIAAWSKEDAAAEGPYEDQQAFVHRADELALSLIEEGFTAMKIWPFDPYAERSGGTYISGPELDQGLEPFAKIRKAVGNRIDVMCEMHSMWNLPAALRIARALEPFQPFWAEDPIKMDNVAAIAEFRRGTRVPVCASETMATRSAFRDLLEAQATDIVMLDLSWCGGISEAKKIATLAETYQRPVAPHDCTGPVVLVASVHLSLNAPNALMQEVVRAYLTSWYRELLTELPLVKEGYVHPMSGAGLGTRLQPDVAKRKDAIVRRTDLA; the protein is encoded by the coding sequence ATGAAGATCACCGCGCTCGAGACCATCCAGCTCCGCTCGTTCCCCAACATCCTATGGGTGCAGCTCCACACCGATCAGGGCCTCGTCGGCCTCGGCGAGACCTTCCGCGGCGCCGACGCGGTGGCGGCCTACCTGCATGCGCAGGTCGCCCCCTACCTCCTCGGCAAGGATGCGCTGCGCATCGAGGCGCATTCGCGCCACCTGCTGCAAGGCTATCTCGGCTTCGCCTCCAGCTCGGTCGAGACCCGTGGCGCTTCGGCGGTCGACATCGCGCTCTGGGATCTCTTCGGCCAATCGGTCTCGCTGCCGATCCACCAGCTTCTGGGCGGCCTCTCGCGCGACCGCTTGCGCGTCTACAACACCTGCGCCGGCTACACCTACAACGCCCGCTCGGCGCAGCGCCGCGAGATCGCCGCCTGGAGCAAGGAGGATGCCGCCGCCGAAGGGCCGTATGAGGACCAGCAGGCCTTCGTGCACCGCGCCGACGAGCTGGCGCTCAGCCTCATCGAGGAGGGCTTCACGGCGATGAAGATCTGGCCCTTCGATCCCTATGCGGAACGATCCGGCGGCACCTACATCTCCGGACCGGAGCTCGATCAGGGCCTCGAGCCCTTCGCCAAGATCCGCAAGGCCGTCGGCAACAGGATCGACGTCATGTGCGAAATGCACTCGATGTGGAACCTGCCGGCGGCACTCCGCATCGCCCGGGCCCTCGAGCCGTTCCAGCCGTTCTGGGCGGAGGATCCGATCAAGATGGACAACGTCGCCGCCATCGCCGAATTCCGCCGCGGCACCCGCGTTCCCGTCTGCGCCAGCGAGACCATGGCCACCCGCTCTGCCTTCCGCGACCTCTTGGAGGCGCAGGCGACCGACATCGTCATGCTGGATCTGTCCTGGTGCGGCGGCATCAGCGAGGCGAAGAAGATCGCGACCTTGGCCGAGACCTATCAGCGCCCGGTAGCACCCCATGATTGCACCGGCCCGGTGGTGCTGGTGGCCTCGGTGCATCTCTCCTTGAACGCGCCCAACGCCCTCATGCAGGAGGTGGTGCGCGCCTATCTCACGAGCTGGTATCGCGAGCTGCTGACCGAGCTTCCCCTGGTCAAGGAGGGCTACGTCCATCCCATGTCGGGCGCCGGTCTCGGCACCAGGCTGCAGCCCGACGTGGCCAAGCGGAAAGACGCGATCGTCCGGCGCACCGATCTCGCCTGA
- a CDS encoding DUF1501 domain-containing protein — MLTRRHTLLGLSALAAAAPLGLPSLALASANTDKRLVFVVLRGGLDGLAAVPPYAESEYRSLRGALALPEPGQENGMIGLDGRFGLHPALAPLERFWQARQFAVLHAVATPYRQRSHFDGQDLLENGTDDPRAKPEGWLNRAIGLLGSRKQRLGLALGHAVPLVLRGSAPVASWAPAQLPDASPDFLAKVAALYRRDALLGPALEEGLGAHAMSAELIGDSREMGGNMRGPQAFRIAATAGAKLLAAAEGPRIAVLEITGWDTHAQQNGRLMQPLTALAEGLAALADGLGPVWSETIVVAASEFGRTVAANGTGGTDHGTAGVAFILGGKVAGGRILGRWPGLAENALYEARDLMPTTDLRSLLKGILGAHLGLPDDALDRVVFPGSSQARALPEILDA, encoded by the coding sequence ATGCTGACCAGACGCCACACGCTCCTCGGCCTCTCGGCCCTGGCCGCAGCCGCACCCCTCGGCCTGCCGTCTCTGGCGCTGGCATCCGCCAACACCGACAAGCGGCTGGTCTTCGTCGTTCTCCGGGGCGGCCTCGATGGATTGGCCGCGGTGCCGCCCTATGCCGAGAGCGAGTATCGGAGCCTGAGGGGCGCCTTGGCGTTGCCCGAGCCCGGCCAAGAAAACGGCATGATCGGCCTCGACGGTCGCTTCGGACTGCACCCGGCCTTGGCGCCCTTGGAACGATTCTGGCAGGCCCGGCAGTTCGCGGTGCTGCACGCCGTCGCCACGCCCTACCGGCAGCGCTCGCATTTCGACGGCCAGGACCTCCTGGAGAACGGCACCGACGATCCCCGGGCCAAGCCCGAGGGCTGGCTCAACCGGGCGATCGGTCTCTTGGGTTCCCGCAAGCAGCGCCTCGGGCTTGCTCTCGGCCACGCCGTGCCGTTGGTGCTGCGCGGGTCCGCTCCGGTTGCCTCCTGGGCGCCGGCGCAGCTTCCCGACGCCTCGCCCGACTTCCTCGCCAAGGTGGCGGCCCTCTATCGGCGCGACGCGCTCCTGGGGCCGGCCTTAGAGGAGGGGCTCGGCGCGCACGCCATGAGCGCAGAGCTCATCGGCGACAGCCGGGAGATGGGCGGCAATATGCGCGGTCCGCAAGCCTTCCGCATCGCGGCTACGGCCGGCGCCAAGCTGCTAGCCGCCGCCGAGGGTCCGCGCATCGCGGTCCTGGAGATCACCGGCTGGGACACCCATGCGCAGCAAAACGGCAGGCTGATGCAGCCGCTCACGGCGTTGGCCGAAGGGCTGGCGGCGCTGGCGGACGGGCTGGGCCCGGTCTGGAGCGAGACCATCGTGGTGGCGGCCAGCGAGTTCGGACGCACGGTTGCCGCGAACGGCACCGGCGGCACCGATCACGGCACCGCCGGCGTCGCCTTCATCCTCGGCGGCAAGGTGGCGGGCGGCCGCATACTCGGCCGTTGGCCGGGCCTGGCTGAGAACGCGCTCTATGAAGCCCGCGACCTCATGCCGACGACCGACCTCCGCAGCCTGCTCAAGGGCATCTTGGGCGCGCATCTAGGGTTGCCGGACGACGCCCTCGACCGGGTGGTCTTTCCCGGAAGCAGCCAGGCCCGGGCCTTGCCGGAGATCCTCGATGCCTGA